From Cetobacterium sp. ZOR0034, the proteins below share one genomic window:
- a CDS encoding PRD domain-containing protein, which yields MEWGTVRIKKILNNNVAISENIDGQEIIVAGCGIAFKKKIGDELDESLIEKVFVSSDNQTKKKIQVLLDEIPIEYIRITDKIARYTNEVFKKELNDITYIGIADHIYRSVERFITSGELVNGLLWDIKRLYKDEFEVGLYALEVIKEELKIQMPEDEAAFIATHIINAKLKETIPNVIDITKLINEILNIVKYNLLLDLDEETQSCYYFINNIKFLAQKVVNNRKSKDIGEYDQVYIATTKSFPREYYCVEKITEFIERKYKYLLNIDERVLLTLQIVKIKNEKN from the coding sequence ATGGAGTGGGGAACAGTGAGAATAAAGAAAATTTTGAATAATAATGTTGCAATTTCAGAAAATATAGATGGGCAAGAGATTATTGTTGCTGGTTGTGGAATAGCGTTTAAGAAAAAAATTGGGGATGAATTGGATGAGTCTTTGATAGAAAAAGTTTTTGTATCTTCAGATAATCAAACAAAGAAAAAAATACAAGTTTTACTGGATGAAATTCCGATTGAGTATATTAGAATAACTGATAAAATAGCAAGATATACAAATGAAGTTTTTAAAAAAGAGTTGAATGATATCACGTATATAGGGATAGCTGATCACATTTATAGATCAGTGGAAAGATTTATAACTTCTGGAGAGTTAGTAAATGGACTTTTGTGGGATATAAAAAGATTGTATAAAGATGAGTTTGAAGTTGGACTATATGCATTAGAAGTTATAAAAGAGGAGTTGAAAATTCAGATGCCTGAGGATGAGGCGGCTTTTATTGCGACACATATAATCAATGCTAAATTGAAAGAAACAATTCCAAATGTAATCGATATAACAAAATTGATAAATGAGATTTTAAATATTGTAAAATATAATCTATTGCTAGATTTGGATGAAGAGACTCAATCTTGTTATTATTTTATAAATAATATAAAGTTTTTAGCCCAAAAGGTTGTAAATAACAGAAAATCTAAAGATATTGGAGAGTATGATCAGGTGTATATTGCAACTACAAAAAGTTTTCCAAGAGAGTATTATTGCGTTGAAAAGATAACTGAATTCATAGAAAGAAAATATAAATATCTATTGAATATAGACGAAAGAGTCTTGTTAACTCTACAAATTGTAAAAATTAAGAACGAAAAAAACTAA
- a CDS encoding GNAT family N-acetyltransferase, with product MKTVIKKFDELSSSELYEILKVRAEVFVVEQNCPYNDVDGKDYKSTHIMIKKNDAIAAYIRTIPAGISYETSSFGRVLVSKEFRGEGLAKLIVEAAIKQLFEIEKVDAITIGAQHYLEKFYSSFGFKTISEVYLEDDIPHVDMLLVKK from the coding sequence ATGAAAACAGTTATAAAAAAATTTGATGAACTTTCATCTTCTGAACTTTATGAAATACTGAAAGTGAGAGCAGAAGTTTTTGTAGTAGAACAAAATTGTCCTTACAACGACGTAGATGGAAAAGATTATAAATCAACACATATTATGATAAAAAAGAATGATGCTATCGCTGCATATATAAGAACTATTCCAGCTGGAATATCTTATGAAACTTCATCTTTTGGAAGAGTTCTAGTTTCGAAGGAATTTAGAGGAGAAGGACTTGCAAAACTTATCGTTGAAGCTGCTATAAAACAACTTTTTGAGATTGAAAAAGTTGACGCTATCACTATAGGGGCACAACATTATTTAGAAAAATTCTATTCATCTTTTGGTTTTAAAACTATTTCTGAAGTATATTTAGAAGACGATATTCCACATGTTGATATGCTATTAGTTAAAAAATAA
- a CDS encoding beta-glucoside-specific PTS transporter subunit IIABC, protein MYQELGKLILENVGGKENISNVTHCATRLRFNLKECKKVDVDKIKVAKGVIGIADSNGQFQVIIGSEVSKVYKEIIKIIGTIETEGNSSEKKRGLVGFFEVISGIFTPIIPPLTAAGMLKAVLVLATTFGWLNKDSQTFYIFNFVADAAFFFFPVVLGYTAAIKFKCNPYMGMLVGGALIHPNYLALVNAKEAVYFLGMPLRLVNYASSVVPIIVIVYVMSFVEEFADRVSPKFIKFFSKPLLTVLIMTPLAFLLLGPMGSIAGEGLALGVEKINGFAPWLIPVIVGGTSPLLVMIGMHYGLIPIGFNELAVNGFDTVVGPGMLVSNIAHGGATLAVALKTKNADLKQLAGSAGFTACLGITEPAMYGVTMKLKKPLIAVMLGGGLAGLYCGVMGVVRFSTGIPGLASLPVFLSETRPMNIVHAAIAAVIAFSTAFISMFIIGFEDIPNENSESVEEIKENEIKIKKEMPVDGVIQVKSIAKGEVIELSSVKDDAFASESLGKGYAIVPEIGEISSPIDGVVSSIFATKHAIGLEGKDGTEILIHVGIDTVRLNGEHFESCVKEGDTVKAGDILVKFDRDTVMKKGFDISTPVIVTNSSDYTEVVVSKFGKVNVGENVLALA, encoded by the coding sequence ATGTATCAAGAGTTAGGAAAATTGATTTTAGAAAATGTTGGAGGAAAGGAAAATATTTCAAACGTAACTCACTGTGCAACAAGACTGAGATTTAACTTGAAAGAGTGTAAAAAGGTTGATGTCGATAAGATTAAAGTTGCAAAAGGAGTTATTGGAATAGCTGATAGCAATGGTCAGTTTCAAGTTATCATTGGAAGTGAGGTTTCAAAAGTTTATAAGGAGATTATAAAAATCATAGGAACTATTGAAACTGAAGGTAATTCTTCTGAGAAAAAAAGAGGGCTTGTAGGATTCTTTGAAGTAATCTCAGGAATATTTACACCGATTATCCCACCACTTACAGCAGCAGGAATGTTAAAAGCAGTTTTGGTATTAGCAACTACTTTTGGATGGTTAAATAAAGATAGTCAGACATTTTATATATTCAACTTTGTAGCGGATGCAGCCTTTTTCTTCTTCCCAGTAGTTTTAGGATATACAGCAGCAATAAAGTTTAAATGTAATCCATATATGGGAATGTTAGTCGGAGGGGCCTTAATCCATCCAAACTATTTGGCGCTAGTAAATGCAAAAGAAGCGGTTTATTTTTTAGGAATGCCTTTAAGGCTTGTTAATTATGCTTCATCTGTTGTACCAATTATAGTAATTGTTTATGTTATGTCTTTTGTTGAAGAGTTTGCAGATAGAGTTTCACCGAAGTTTATAAAGTTTTTCTCGAAGCCGTTATTAACAGTTTTAATAATGACACCTCTTGCTTTTCTTCTATTAGGACCAATGGGTTCAATTGCAGGGGAAGGATTAGCTTTAGGAGTGGAAAAAATAAATGGATTTGCTCCGTGGTTGATTCCAGTAATTGTAGGAGGAACATCACCGCTATTAGTTATGATAGGAATGCACTATGGATTAATTCCAATTGGGTTTAATGAGTTGGCAGTAAATGGATTTGATACGGTTGTAGGTCCAGGGATGTTAGTTTCAAATATTGCCCACGGAGGAGCAACACTAGCAGTAGCATTAAAAACTAAAAATGCAGATTTAAAGCAACTTGCTGGAAGTGCTGGATTTACAGCTTGTTTAGGAATAACAGAACCTGCTATGTATGGAGTTACAATGAAATTGAAAAAACCACTTATAGCAGTAATGTTAGGTGGAGGTTTAGCAGGATTATATTGTGGAGTTATGGGTGTTGTACGTTTCTCAACAGGGATTCCAGGTTTAGCATCACTACCAGTATTTTTGAGTGAAACAAGACCTATGAATATAGTTCATGCAGCAATAGCAGCAGTAATCGCCTTTTCAACAGCGTTTATATCAATGTTTATAATAGGGTTTGAGGATATTCCAAATGAAAATTCTGAAAGTGTTGAAGAGATTAAAGAAAATGAGATAAAAATTAAAAAAGAGATGCCTGTAGATGGGGTTATTCAAGTTAAATCTATAGCAAAAGGAGAGGTTATAGAGCTATCGAGTGTGAAAGATGATGCTTTTGCAAGTGAAAGCTTAGGAAAAGGTTATGCTATAGTACCTGAAATAGGGGAGATAAGTTCTCCAATTGATGGAGTGGTGAGTTCGATTTTTGCAACGAAACACGCCATAGGATTAGAGGGTAAAGATGGAACAGAGATTTTGATTCATGTTGGTATAGATACGGTAAGATTAAACGGAGAGCATTTTGAATCTTGTGTAAAAGAGGGAGATACAGTAAAAGCTGGTGATATCTTAGTAAAGTTTGATAGAGATACAGTTATGAAAAAAGGATTTGATATCTCAACTCCAGTTATAGTAACAAATTCAAGTGATTATACAGAAGTGGTAGTTTCAAAATTTGGAAAAGTAAATGTTGGAGAAAACGTATTGGCGTTAGCATAG
- a CDS encoding sugar phosphate isomerase/epimerase family protein gives MNIGINYKYRDDFQDYCKNFIEKNNIKHLEINWYKHDCLNKEYEDEYLKQIQFLKNTYNIKFSLHFPTFYDFGSRIPFFRYIIKEHLKECLTYANSFGIDLIVIHPGTIGQMDIPKNNRFVSQRLLLDIAHSKKSEIKKLSLEIFDFIKSEIEKNNYKLKIAIENLVLDNEICVKSKDLISLIKEIKSDSFGICLNYAHAHRSGQDLIEYTHDVKDYLLHTHVSDNDGKCDLHSFPEAEGCNLPWDDIFNVLQEIEYDKAMIAEVLSENIEVFNFTIDFLKINK, from the coding sequence ATGAACATTGGTATTAACTATAAATATAGAGATGACTTTCAAGATTATTGCAAAAATTTTATTGAAAAAAATAACATTAAACACCTAGAAATAAATTGGTATAAACATGATTGCTTAAATAAAGAATATGAAGACGAGTATCTAAAACAAATTCAATTTTTAAAAAATACATACAATATAAAATTCTCATTACATTTTCCAACATTTTATGATTTTGGTAGTAGAATTCCATTTTTTAGATACATTATAAAGGAACACCTTAAAGAGTGTTTGACTTACGCTAACTCTTTTGGAATAGATTTAATCGTTATACATCCTGGTACAATTGGACAAATGGATATTCCTAAAAATAATCGTTTCGTCTCACAAAGACTTCTTTTAGATATTGCTCATAGTAAAAAAAGTGAGATAAAAAAACTAAGTCTTGAAATTTTTGATTTTATCAAATCTGAAATTGAAAAAAATAACTACAAACTTAAAATCGCTATTGAAAATCTTGTTTTAGATAATGAAATTTGTGTAAAATCTAAAGATTTAATCTCTTTAATAAAAGAGATTAAATCAGATTCTTTTGGAATTTGTTTGAACTATGCTCATGCTCATAGATCAGGACAGGATTTAATAGAATATACACATGATGTTAAAGATTATTTATTACATACCCATGTCAGTGACAATGATGGAAAATGTGATCTTCATAGTTTTCCGGAAGCTGAAGGATGCAATCTTCCTTGGGATGATATCTTTAATGTTCTTCAAGAGATTGAATATGATAAAGCTATGATCGCTGAAGTACTCTCTGAAAATATTGAAGTTTTCAACTTCACAATAGATTTTTTAAAAATAAATAAATAA
- a CDS encoding AbgT family transporter encodes MKKTNDKKDFFIKYLDKVEKVGNSLPHPASIFFILTLIVAIASMLATKAGIQVTYEVFDAKQQQMVESTVKAINILSVDGIRFMIPKVVSNFTSFFALGTVFTVMLGVGVAEGTGLLSTLLRKAAHSTHSRALAYVVVFLGIISNVASSAGYVVLVPLGAVLFMSFKRHPIAGLAATFAGVSGGWSANILLGTNDPVFAGLSTQAMAMINPNYVVHPTGNWYISIASTILITFIGGFITEKIVEPRLPAYDYSKFIHSDSITSEEEKGTKWALTSLVIYIFIVLMMLLPQNSILRNPQTGAIMQSPFMSGIIFFMMLFFLIPGIAFGIGANKIKNDKDIINLMIKSISGLSGFFVLIFFAAQFVAFFTYSNLGTIISVKGAELLQRTGFVGLPLIISFIAFTAFINIFMAVDTAKWALMAPIFVPMFYKVGLSPELTQMAYRIGDSSTNIVSPLMPFFPLIVAFAQKYDEESGMGTLVSTMLPYSLAFLIGWSLLLAVWYMLGLPLGPGALPLV; translated from the coding sequence ATGAAAAAAACAAACGATAAAAAGGATTTTTTCATAAAGTATTTGGATAAAGTAGAAAAGGTTGGAAACTCCCTTCCTCATCCTGCATCCATATTTTTTATTCTTACACTAATTGTTGCAATTGCATCTATGCTTGCTACAAAAGCTGGTATTCAAGTAACATATGAAGTGTTTGATGCTAAACAACAACAGATGGTTGAATCAACGGTTAAAGCTATTAATATTTTAAGTGTTGATGGAATAAGATTTATGATACCAAAAGTTGTTAGTAATTTTACTAGTTTTTTTGCTTTAGGAACTGTTTTTACTGTTATGCTTGGGGTTGGAGTAGCTGAAGGAACTGGACTTTTAAGTACACTTCTTAGAAAAGCTGCACATTCAACTCACAGTAGAGCTCTTGCTTATGTTGTTGTGTTTTTAGGAATTATCTCTAATGTAGCATCATCTGCTGGATATGTTGTTCTTGTTCCACTTGGAGCAGTTTTATTCATGAGTTTTAAAAGACATCCTATCGCTGGGCTAGCTGCAACTTTCGCAGGTGTTTCTGGTGGATGGAGTGCAAATATTCTTTTAGGAACTAACGATCCTGTTTTTGCAGGACTATCAACTCAAGCTATGGCTATGATTAATCCTAACTATGTTGTACATCCAACAGGAAACTGGTACATATCTATCGCTTCAACAATTTTAATCACTTTTATAGGTGGTTTTATTACAGAAAAAATCGTTGAACCAAGATTACCTGCTTATGATTATTCTAAATTCATTCACAGTGATAGTATAACTTCGGAAGAGGAGAAAGGTACAAAATGGGCTTTAACATCTTTAGTTATTTATATCTTTATTGTACTTATGATGCTTTTACCACAAAACTCTATTTTAAGAAATCCTCAAACAGGAGCAATCATGCAATCTCCTTTCATGAGTGGAATTATTTTCTTTATGATGCTATTCTTCTTAATTCCTGGAATTGCTTTTGGAATTGGGGCTAACAAAATTAAAAATGATAAAGATATTATAAATTTAATGATCAAAAGTATTTCTGGACTTTCTGGATTCTTTGTTCTAATATTCTTTGCCGCACAATTTGTTGCATTCTTTACTTATTCAAACTTAGGAACAATCATATCTGTTAAGGGTGCTGAGCTTCTTCAAAGAACAGGATTTGTTGGACTTCCTTTAATTATAAGCTTTATAGCTTTTACTGCTTTTATCAATATTTTCATGGCAGTAGATACCGCAAAATGGGCTTTGATGGCACCTATATTTGTTCCAATGTTTTATAAAGTTGGACTTTCTCCAGAGTTAACTCAGATGGCTTATAGAATTGGAGATTCTAGTACAAACATTGTTTCACCACTTATGCCATTTTTCCCATTAATTGTAGCATTTGCTCAAAAGTATGACGAGGAATCTGGTATGGGAACCTTAGTTTCAACAATGCTTCCTTACTCTTTGGCATTTTTAATTGGATGGTCTTTACTTTTAGCAGTTTGGTATATGCTTGGGCTTCCTTTAGGACCTGGAGCACTTCCATTAGTTTAA
- a CDS encoding Xaa-Pro peptidase family protein: MRDTEKQFREIVSSTLSLDFILISSPENFYYISGYSSHQHTVSRMANMACILMNFNPKNIFTKLMVMDYEYQNVLKYLKDEDYQVVSYDTWVGVKSEEEISENKTLVKNAKKTIFNHIINEMDLSENIKIGIEKDFVPINFFTQLQTLLPNAEFIDISSHLVKSRSVKTKEEILIFKELINIQDNALLKVMNNLNIGITEKELSEIYINDVMKNTNVFPSSWSMFSIGENASILGLPSEKILTDGDVFKYDGGVNKPFEFYTTDFARSWIVGTKNPMLVELKEKLFEAQRLMISNMKPGVKIKDIFNIGFECVKTKYPQYERGHLGHSISLGPSTWEAPLITSSEERVLEKGMILCVEVPLYIKKLGGFNIEDMVLITEDGAEILSNLTPHFGAGYIF; the protein is encoded by the coding sequence ATGAGAGATACAGAAAAACAATTTAGAGAAATTGTTTCTTCAACGTTGAGTCTTGATTTTATTTTAATTTCATCACCTGAAAATTTTTATTATATCTCAGGTTATTCATCACACCAACATACCGTTTCAAGAATGGCAAACATGGCTTGTATATTAATGAATTTTAATCCAAAAAATATTTTTACTAAACTTATGGTTATGGATTATGAATATCAAAATGTACTTAAATATTTAAAAGATGAAGATTATCAAGTTGTTTCTTATGACACTTGGGTTGGTGTTAAATCTGAAGAGGAGATCTCAGAAAATAAAACTTTAGTCAAAAATGCTAAGAAAACAATTTTTAATCATATAATTAATGAAATGGATTTATCTGAAAATATTAAAATTGGAATAGAAAAAGATTTTGTTCCAATTAATTTTTTCACACAACTCCAAACTTTACTTCCAAATGCAGAATTTATAGATATCTCTAGCCATCTTGTAAAATCAAGAAGTGTAAAAACGAAAGAGGAGATTTTAATTTTTAAAGAACTTATCAATATTCAAGATAATGCTCTTTTAAAAGTTATGAATAATTTAAATATAGGTATTACGGAAAAGGAGTTATCTGAAATTTATATAAATGATGTAATGAAAAATACAAATGTTTTTCCTAGTAGCTGGAGTATGTTTTCTATTGGCGAAAATGCAAGTATCCTAGGTTTACCTTCTGAAAAAATATTAACTGATGGTGATGTTTTTAAATATGATGGAGGAGTTAATAAACCTTTTGAATTTTATACAACAGATTTTGCTAGATCATGGATTGTTGGAACTAAAAATCCGATGCTTGTTGAACTTAAAGAAAAACTATTTGAAGCACAAAGGTTGATGATTTCAAATATGAAACCTGGAGTTAAGATAAAGGATATATTCAACATTGGATTTGAATGTGTTAAGACTAAATATCCTCAGTATGAAAGAGGACATTTAGGACACAGTATTAGCTTGGGGCCTTCTACTTGGGAGGCACCACTTATAACATCTTCCGAAGAAAGAGTTCTTGAAAAAGGAATGATTCTTTGTGTTGAAGTCCCTTTATATATAAAAAAATTAGGTGGTTTCAATATTGAAGATATGGTTTTAATTACTGAAGATGGAGCTGAAATTTTGAGTAATTTAACTCCCCATTTCGGAGCTGGATATATTTTTTAA